From Pseudomonadota bacterium, the proteins below share one genomic window:
- the gatC gene encoding Asp-tRNA(Asn)/Glu-tRNA(Gln) amidotransferase subunit GatC, translated as MKITKDVVEHVAHLGRLELDPDEIELYTVQVDSILEYMDQLNSLDTKGIEPMSHPMPVVCVLRDDVAKDSFSVDASTQNAPEKKGSFFKVPPIIEID; from the coding sequence ATGAAGATTACAAAAGATGTGGTGGAACATGTGGCACATCTGGGAAGGTTGGAGCTTGATCCTGATGAAATTGAGCTTTATACAGTGCAGGTAGACAGCATTCTGGAGTATATGGATCAGCTTAATTCGCTTGATACAAAAGGAATTGAGCCCATGAGCCACCCTATGCCTGTTGTATGTGTCTTGAGGGATGACGTTGCAAAAGATTCGTTCAGTGTAGATGCATCTACTCAAAATGCCCCGGAGAAAAAAGGCTCATTTTTCAAAGTTCCACCGATTATTGAAATAGATTAA
- a CDS encoding CBS domain-containing protein: MKVVELMNKDVVTCHPSETLTVIVNKFELFNIAGMPVVEKGRLAGIVCQSDILRKLKGEKRTLQELTVKDVMVGDVITVPPTESVFHVARMMIEKKINRIPIVENDAIVGIVTRGDIIKAVAECG, translated from the coding sequence ATGAAAGTCGTGGAGCTAATGAACAAAGACGTGGTAACCTGCCACCCTTCGGAAACACTTACCGTTATTGTCAACAAATTCGAGCTTTTCAATATCGCAGGTATGCCTGTTGTTGAAAAGGGCAGGCTTGCAGGGATAGTATGCCAGAGCGATATTCTGCGAAAACTGAAGGGAGAAAAGAGAACGCTTCAGGAATTGACGGTAAAGGATGTTATGGTTGGAGACGTTATTACTGTTCCGCCTACAGAGTCTGTATTTCATGTGGCAAGAATGATGATTGAAAAAAAGATTAACAGGATACCGATTGTAGAAAACGATGCCATTGTAGGGATAGTAACGAGAGGAGATATTATCAAGGCAGTGGCAGAGTGCGGATAA
- a CDS encoding DUF294 nucleotidyltransferase-like domain-containing protein, with amino-acid sequence MPLTFSIVENFVSDYREIMKDKGLLRQERHRILAILRDQLQSSIKDYEEFESELASLVIHRIEKAIVYEELNECHARAVVGIENFFLEEDTVTDVHDLFRIVRDAITVRVLKLVEEDMKRDGLGDPPVEYIWIGLGSEGRDEQTMLTDQDNMVIYGEVNGGDVTMETVDHYFVEFSNRAVERLHDAGFEKCKGGVMPSSEKWRGSLKSWKKRLEDRITYEKGIFESLDVIILTDARHIYGRKQLLDELLAYFFEFLRDNKHVMKDFIETAVLMPTALSFFGNFKVEKDGEYKDTFNIKLTGWAPLILSVRMLAINNGIFEVNTLKRIKLLREMNVIKKEMENDLIDAYLTFVRFRIMNQINNRTDGSNNPGADANHINPGTLRPDEQEKIRKAMKSVEALQKYIQEVLMFGQ; translated from the coding sequence ATGCCCCTTACATTCTCCATTGTTGAGAATTTTGTATCAGATTACCGTGAGATCATGAAAGATAAGGGGCTTCTCCGTCAGGAGAGGCACCGGATACTTGCCATTTTAAGAGATCAACTCCAATCTTCCATTAAAGACTACGAAGAATTTGAATCGGAGCTGGCTTCTCTTGTAATCCACAGAATAGAAAAAGCTATTGTTTACGAAGAACTGAATGAATGCCACGCAAGGGCTGTTGTGGGTATAGAAAACTTTTTCCTTGAAGAAGATACGGTTACCGATGTCCACGACCTCTTTCGCATTGTGAGGGATGCAATCACGGTGAGGGTTTTGAAGCTCGTAGAAGAGGATATGAAGAGGGATGGTCTGGGCGATCCTCCGGTGGAATATATCTGGATCGGGCTCGGCAGTGAAGGCCGTGACGAGCAGACTATGCTGACGGATCAGGATAATATGGTTATCTATGGAGAGGTGAACGGTGGCGATGTGACAATGGAAACCGTAGATCATTATTTCGTCGAATTTTCAAACAGGGCTGTTGAAAGGCTGCACGATGCGGGGTTCGAGAAGTGTAAAGGCGGGGTTATGCCATCCAGCGAAAAGTGGCGAGGTTCCCTTAAAAGCTGGAAAAAGCGTTTAGAGGACAGGATTACCTATGAAAAAGGTATCTTTGAATCGCTGGATGTTATTATCCTCACCGATGCGAGACATATATACGGCAGAAAACAATTATTAGATGAGCTGTTAGCTTATTTTTTTGAATTTTTACGTGATAATAAACATGTTATGAAGGATTTTATCGAAACTGCCGTATTAATGCCCACCGCTTTATCCTTTTTTGGCAATTTTAAGGTGGAAAAGGATGGTGAATACAAGGATACCTTCAATATCAAATTGACGGGCTGGGCGCCGCTGATCTTATCGGTAAGAATGCTGGCCATCAATAACGGTATTTTTGAGGTAAACACCCTGAAACGTATAAAATTATTACGCGAAATGAATGTTATCAAGAAGGAAATGGAGAATGATTTAATTGATGCATACTTAACCTTTGTCCGGTTCAGAATCATGAATCAGATCAACAACAGGACGGATGGCAGCAACAATCCGGGAGCCGACGCCAATCATATTAACCCCGGTACACTGAGGCCTGATGAACAGGAAAAGATACGTAAGGCCATGAAGTCTGTGGAGGCATTGCAGAAGTACATACAGGAAGTTCTGATGTTCGGGCAGTAA